The genomic interval GGTTTCATCACCACCTTGATGCAGCCCTCCTTCTTGTCTCGGAAGGTCTTGTAGAGTTCCGGGCCTTCTTCCAGCGTGGCGCGGTGGGTGATCACGAACGAGGGATCGATCTCGCGCTTTTGGATACGGCCGAGCAGTTGCGGCAGATAATGCTGCACCGGAGTCTGCGCCATCCGCATTGTCAGGCCGCGGTTGATGGCCGAGCCCATCGGGATCTTGTCCAGTAGCCCACCATAGACGCCGACGATCGACACCGTGCCGAAGTTTCGGCAGCAGTGGATCGCCTGGCGCAAGACGTGCGGCCGGTCCGTGCCCATGAAAGTGGCCATCTTCACGCGGTCGACCATCGAGTCGAAGCTCGCCATTGCGGCTGCTTCGGTTCCGACCGCGTCGATGCACGCGTCGGCGCCGCGGCCGTTAGTGAGATCCTGGATCTTGTCGTAGACGTCGTCGTCCATGAAGTTGATAACGATCGCGCCGGATTGCCGCGCCATCTCCATGCGCTCCGGCACCGTGTCGATCGCGATCACGCGTTCGGCGCCGAGCAGGAAGGCGCTCTTGATCGCCATCTGGCCGACCGGGCCGCAGCCCCACACCGCGACTGTTTCACCACCTTTGAGATTGCAGAAGTCAGCTGCCATGAAGCCGGTCGGGAAGATATCGGACAGGAACAGAACCTGTTCGTCGGTCAGTCCATCGGGCACTTTGATCGGACCGACGTCGGCATACGGCACGCGCAGATACTCGGCCTGACCACCGGCATAGCCGCCGAGCATATGAGAGTAGCCGAACAGGCCAGCGGGCGAATGGCCCCACATCTTCTCGGCCGCCTTGGCGTTGGGATTCGATCGCTCGCAGCCTGAATAGAAGCCGCGCTGGCAGAAAAAGCATTCGCCGCAGGAGATGGTGAACGGGACCACCACCCGATCACCGACCTTGAGCTTGGTATTCTCGGAGCCGACTTCCACCACTTCACCCATGGTCTCGTGGCCGAGCACGTCACCGCTCTGCATCGACGGCATGATTCCGTCCATCAAGTGCAGGTCCGAACCGCAGATCGCGCAGGCCGTCACTTTGATGATCGCATCGCGGCCGTGTTCGATTTTCGGATCCGGCACGCTCTCGCAGCGGATGTCGTTCTTGCCGTGCCAGGTCAGAGCTTTCATCTGCAGTTCCTCGTCGTTGATGGCGAGGGAAAAAAGCCGAACATGGTCGGTTGTTCCTGGTGCTCGGCTTGAACGCCGCGACCTGAAGACGCGACTGGTTAGTTAGGAACGGCGTCTCCGAAGCTCCGTTGGCCTTCGCGCAAGTCAGCAATCAGAACAATGACAGGAGCGACGATGATGCGGAAGACGACGACAGCGATGACCGTGCTCGCAGTGCTGGCGCTTGGCGCCAGCCAAGTGATGGCCCAAGGCGGTGGTGGCGGCGGTGGAGCCGGCGGCGGCGGGGGTGGTGGTGCCGGGGCCGGCGGTGCCGGCGCAGGAGGTGGTGCAGGCGCGGGTGCCGGTGGTGCGGCTGGCGGCGGCGCGGGCGGTGGCGGCCCGTCGAACTCCGATCGTGGTGGTCAAGGCTCGGGCAGCGCGCACGGCGCGACCAATTCGACGACGCCGAGCTCGGACGGCCAGTCGGGCGCAACCACGCCGATGCGAAAGTAAGCGCTCCCGCGACGCGACGACGTCAAGATTAACAAGCCGGGTGGTGCCTGTCCGCACCTCCCGGCTTTTTGCGTGGCAGGTAGGCTACGGAAGATCGTCGCCTTGCCGGGGGCTGGGCGACGTGCTTAACCCAGACGTGTACCGGTGCCTCTCGCCGAGAGAGGTGAAACGGGAATGCGGTGCGGGGCGATGCCTCAATGCCGCAGCTGCCCTCGCAACTGTGGGCGGATCGGAGCGTCCTCGAATGCCACTGGCGGTATCGGCCGGGAAGGCGGACGCGACGGATATCCGCGAGCCAGGAGACCGGCCGGTGCATGGTGTGCAACTCGTTCGGCGATGGGCCGGCGGAGGATGTCGTCTTGAACAGAACAATTGCGCCGCATTGCGGCGTTCGGCCGCCCGTCGCCTTGCGTGACCGGCGTGCGCCCCGCTGGCGTTCCCGCTTGTTGCTGGTGGTCGCCGCGGTTGGTTTGCTGGCCTCGCCAGCGTTCGCAGCCTCCAAGCGGATCGCCTCGATCAACATGTGCACTGATCAGTTGCTGATCGCCCTGGCCGATCCCGACCAGATCGCCGGGCTTGGACCGTATGCGCGTGATCCGAGGTTGTCTTGGCTCGCCAAGGAGGCTGAGCGATTTCCGAGGCTGTCCGGTGAAGCTGAGGATCTGTTGATGCTAGCGCCCGACGTGGTGCTGGCCGGCCGCTATGGCAAGCTTGCCACGCGCGAGTTGCTCCGCGCGCAGAACACTCCGGTCGAAGAGTTCGACGTGCCGCGGACGATCGACGAGGTGAAACTACAGATCCGACGAGTCGGCGCGCTGGTCGGCCATCCGGAGCGCTCGGAGGCGATGATCGGCTCGATTGATCAGGCCGCGGAGCGGGCGCGACGCACCGCCTCGCGGTGGCAGGGCCGGGTGCTGGCGCTATCGCGGCGCGGCTGGGTGACCGGCGGCGATAGTCTGCTCAGCTCGCTGCTGCAGACCGCCGGCCTGTCGAATGCGGCGTCCGATCTTGGTTTCGCCTATGGCGGCTTCACCTCGCTCGAAGCGATCGTCGCATCGCGGCCGGACTTGTTACTCGTATCCGAAGAGCAGCCGGTGGCTGAAGATCAGGGCAAGGCTCTGCTGCTGCATCCCGCGATCCAGCAGGCCTATCCGGCGAGCCGACGGATCGTTGTTCCAGATCAGCTCACGGTCTGCGGCGGCGCGATGCTGCCGGTTGCGCTCGATCGACTATCCGACGCGATCGAGCAGATCAGCCAGCGGCGAGGCGTTGCGGCGGCCACGCCGCGGCAGTGAACGCGTCGTCGTCGCGGGGCGCGCCACGGTGATCAGCTCTCCTCCAGCGCTGCGCCGTACAAAATCATGCAGGGGCCGGACGGCCGATCGGCGGCGAGGCGGGCGGCGATCTCGCTGACGCTGCCTCGCTGCACGTTGGTTGCGTCTGAGCCGAGGCTTTCGACCATCACGGCCGGCGTCGTTGCACTCAGGCCGTGGGTGATCAGTTGCGCCACGAGGGCCGGGAAGGTGGCCTTGCCCATATAGACGCAGGTCGTCGCGGTCGCATCCGCGAGCGCTGCGAGGTCGAGATCGCGCGGTAAGCGGCCGTCGACATCGTGGCCGGTGACGAACTGGACCCGGCGCGCGACGCCGCGCTTGGTCAGCGATGCGCCGATCATGGCCGCAGCGGCGGTCGCGGTGGTGATGCCCGGGACAATCTCGACCGCGATGCCGGCCTCGCGCGCGGCCCGCAGCTCTTCGTCAGCGCGGGCAAACAGCGTCGGATCGCCGGCCTTCAGCCGCACCACGTGCTTGCCGCGCAGCGCATAGCTGATCGCGAGGCGGCTGACTTCCTCCTGGCGCGGCGAGGGATGGCCGGCGCGCTTGCCGACCGCGACCATCTCGGCGTTGGGATCGAGATAGGCCATGAAGTCCTCGCCGGCGAGGTCGTCGTATAGCACGACGTCGGCAGCCTGCAGGCGCTTGATCGCGCGCAGCGTCAGCAGGTCGGCATCGCCTGGGCCGGCGCCGACCAGCGTGATACGGCCGGGTGCAGCGGCGCTTTCGAAAGAGTTGGACATCAGGCGATCGCCTCCTCGGCGACATCGATCAGGTGAAAGAACGTGCCGGTGACGTGGCCGCGGCGGCTGCCGGTCTCAGCAGTGAGTTGGCCGGCGGGATCGCGGATCTCGGCGAGCGGCTCGTCCGAAACGGTGACGACGCGGGCGTAGTGATACTCGTGGCCGCGCAGCACGCTGCCCGCGGCATGGCCGGCGGCGGCGGCCTGCAAGGTCGCGAGGCGATAGCCGAGATGCAGCTTGCGGCTGGCGAAGTCGGTTTCGAGGCCGAGCAGTCCGGCCATCGCATGGCGTGTGCCGTCTGCATCGATCAGGCCGGCACCCAGCGTCATGTAGCCGCCGCACTCGCCGTGCACTGCGCGGGTTTCTGAAAACGCGCCGAGCGCCGCTTTGAACCGCGTCGCGGCCGCAAGTCGCCCGGCGTGTAGCTCGGGATAGCCTCCCGGCAGCCACGCGGCGTCGCAGGACGGGTCTGGGCCTTCGTCGTTCAGCGGCGAGAACGGCACGATCTCGGCTCCGGCGGCGCGCCAGCCTGCGGTGAGATGCGGATAGATGAACGAGAATGCGTCGTCATGCGCCAGCGCGATGCGCTGACCCGGCGGCGTCAGCGGCCGGTTGGTCGATGCGATCGGACGCGCCGGCTGTGCGGCGCGGATCAGTGCGTCGAGGTCGATCCCACGCGTGGCGCTGTCGGCGAGTTGCTGCAGGCGGGTGTCGAGCCTCGCGGTCTCGCGTGCCTGCACCAAGCCGAGATGGCGTTTCTTCAGCGTGAGATCGCGCTGGCGCTCGAAGCTGCCCAGCACTGGAATGTCGTGCGCGGCGAAACCGTCGCGGACCAGCGCCTCATGGCGCGGGCTGGCGACGTTGTTGAGAATGACTCCGGCGATGTGGACGTCGCTGCGATAGCGGGCGAAGCCAAGCGTCAGCGCGGCGGCGGACTGCGCTTGGCCTGCGACGTCGATCACCAGCACGACCGGCCAGCCGGTGAAGGCGGCGATATCGGCGGTGGCGCCGTTACCCCACGCGCCGACCGCGCTGCCGCCGTCGAACAGCCCCATCACGCCCTCGGCGAGGCAGAGGTCTGCGCCCGTGGCAGCATCGAGCAGAAACGTGATGCGGTCTTGGCCGAATGCCCAGGAATCCAGATTGAAGCAGGGCCGGCCGGCCGCGATCTTGTGAAACGCCGGATCGATGTAATCGGGCCCGCATTTGTACGGCTGCACGGTGAGGCCGCGGCGGCGCAGTGCCGCGTGCAGCGCCAGCGTCACCGTGGTCTTGCCGCTATTGGTCGACGGCGCCGCGATGATCAGCCCCGGCGGACGGCCGTTCGTCGCGGTTGTTACGACGTAATCAGTCACGGTCACGGCCATCCTCCGCCGAGCGGCGATAGCGGCGATCGTAGTCGGGCGCGTACAGCGAGCTCTCGCGGAAATCGGTAGCGGCGAGCGATGGCCCGACCAGGATCAACGCGGTGCGGTCGATGCCTTCGGCGGCGACCTGCGCGGCAATCGAGCCGAGCGTGCCGCGGATCACTTGCTGTTCCGGCCAGCTCGCGCGCACCACTACGGCGACCGCGCCGTCGTCGCCGTAATGCGGACGCAGCCGTTCGACGACATCGGGAAGGACGTGGATCGACAGATGGATCGCCAGCGTCGCGCCGGTGGCGGCGAAGGCTTCCAGCGTCTCGCGCGGCGGCATTGCGGAGGCACGGCCAGAGGTGCGCGTCAGCACCACGGTCTGCGCGACTTCGGGCAAGGTGAGTTCACGGCCGAGCACCGCGGCCGCCGCCGCGAACGACGGCACGCCGGGCGTGACGGTGTAGGGGATGCCGTGCTGCTCCAGGCGGCGGATCTGTTCGCCCATCGCGCTCCACACCGATAGGTCGCCGGAATGTAGCCGGGCGACGTCGTGGCCGGCTTCGGCAGCGGCAACGAACTCCGCCGTGATCGCGTC from Rhodopseudomonas palustris carries:
- the cobM gene encoding precorrin-4 C(11)-methyltransferase; the protein is MTVHFIGAGPGAPDLITVRGRDLVMRCPVCLYAGSLVPREIVALCPKDARVVDTAPLDLDAITAEFVAAAEAGHDVARLHSGDLSVWSAMGEQIRRLEQHGIPYTVTPGVPSFAAAAAVLGRELTLPEVAQTVVLTRTSGRASAMPPRETLEAFAATGATLAIHLSIHVLPDVVERLRPHYGDDGAVAVVVRASWPEQQVIRGTLGSIAAQVAAEGIDRTALILVGPSLAATDFRESSLYAPDYDRRYRRSAEDGRDRD
- the cobA gene encoding uroporphyrinogen-III C-methyltransferase, which encodes MSNSFESAAAPGRITLVGAGPGDADLLTLRAIKRLQAADVVLYDDLAGEDFMAYLDPNAEMVAVGKRAGHPSPRQEEVSRLAISYALRGKHVVRLKAGDPTLFARADEELRAAREAGIAVEIVPGITTATAAAAMIGASLTKRGVARRVQFVTGHDVDGRLPRDLDLAALADATATTCVYMGKATFPALVAQLITHGLSATTPAVMVESLGSDATNVQRGSVSEIAARLAADRPSGPCMILYGAALEES
- a CDS encoding ABC transporter substrate-binding protein, which produces MNRTIAPHCGVRPPVALRDRRAPRWRSRLLLVVAAVGLLASPAFAASKRIASINMCTDQLLIALADPDQIAGLGPYARDPRLSWLAKEAERFPRLSGEAEDLLMLAPDVVLAGRYGKLATRELLRAQNTPVEEFDVPRTIDEVKLQIRRVGALVGHPERSEAMIGSIDQAAERARRTASRWQGRVLALSRRGWVTGGDSLLSSLLQTAGLSNAASDLGFAYGGFTSLEAIVASRPDLLLVSEEQPVAEDQGKALLLHPAIQQAYPASRRIVVPDQLTVCGGAMLPVALDRLSDAIEQISQRRGVAAATPRQ
- a CDS encoding cobyrinate a,c-diamide synthase, with the translated sequence MTVTDYVVTTATNGRPPGLIIAAPSTNSGKTTVTLALHAALRRRGLTVQPYKCGPDYIDPAFHKIAAGRPCFNLDSWAFGQDRITFLLDAATGADLCLAEGVMGLFDGGSAVGAWGNGATADIAAFTGWPVVLVIDVAGQAQSAAALTLGFARYRSDVHIAGVILNNVASPRHEALVRDGFAAHDIPVLGSFERQRDLTLKKRHLGLVQARETARLDTRLQQLADSATRGIDLDALIRAAQPARPIASTNRPLTPPGQRIALAHDDAFSFIYPHLTAGWRAAGAEIVPFSPLNDEGPDPSCDAAWLPGGYPELHAGRLAAATRFKAALGAFSETRAVHGECGGYMTLGAGLIDADGTRHAMAGLLGLETDFASRKLHLGYRLATLQAAAAGHAAGSVLRGHEYHYARVVTVSDEPLAEIRDPAGQLTAETGSRRGHVTGTFFHLIDVAEEAIA
- a CDS encoding zinc-dependent alcohol dehydrogenase codes for the protein MKALTWHGKNDIRCESVPDPKIEHGRDAIIKVTACAICGSDLHLMDGIMPSMQSGDVLGHETMGEVVEVGSENTKLKVGDRVVVPFTISCGECFFCQRGFYSGCERSNPNAKAAEKMWGHSPAGLFGYSHMLGGYAGGQAEYLRVPYADVGPIKVPDGLTDEQVLFLSDIFPTGFMAADFCNLKGGETVAVWGCGPVGQMAIKSAFLLGAERVIAIDTVPERMEMARQSGAIVINFMDDDVYDKIQDLTNGRGADACIDAVGTEAAAMASFDSMVDRVKMATFMGTDRPHVLRQAIHCCRNFGTVSIVGVYGGLLDKIPMGSAINRGLTMRMAQTPVQHYLPQLLGRIQKREIDPSFVITHRATLEEGPELYKTFRDKKEGCIKVVMKPS